In Bradyrhizobium guangdongense, the sequence TTGATGACCTCCTCTAGGTCGCCCTCTGAATTTAGACGGCAATACGCGCTCCTCTCGGCAATGAAATGTAAGCCAAGCGAATGAACCAGCTTTTGGCTAAGCTCTATGGGGGCATCGTAGTTTGACATGCCCTCAAAGGACCGCCGAAACACTATCGGCTCCGCTCCATGAAGTGGGTGCCCGTCGGGCAGGTCGAAGGGCGGCTCAAGGTACATGCGATGTCCATGTCCTCCGCCCCACGCCTTCTGAATGCACCACGTCTTATCGACGTAGAAACTAGTATCGTAGAGCTTGTCTTTGTCAGGGCTAACGAGGTTTGCTGCGCGGGCGAATATCGAGATTATCAGCAAGCTCTGGAAGCCAGCGTAGAGGATGACGGATTCGTCCTCCTCCTCTGTCAACAATCGCACGCCATCCCGTTCGGCCCCGACTAACCAATCCTTGTCGGCTCCAGAGGAGCTTACATGGACTGCGCTAAGGTGCTCATAGAACTTCCGCTCTTGCATGGCCCGCCTTTCCCACTGCGCTCCCGGACCTTGTGGGCGTCCTGCGAAGCAAGCAAGCCATGCAATTCGGAATCCCCGGGATTCCAGAACGCATATTGTTCGTTGTGCACGAATTGATCTAACGTCCGTTACATCAAAATGTGTATGAGGGCTTTTGAAGGTGGCACAGGGAAAATTCATCTCCTATCTACGGGTCTCGACCGACAAGCAGGGCCGAAGTGGCCTTGGCATTGAAGCGCAGCGAGAAGCCGTCGCGAGCTACCTAAATGGCGGCCGATGGACACTCGTGGCTGAGTATGTCGAGACGGAGAGCGGGCGGAAGTCCGATAGACCAAAGCTCGCTGCGGCTCTCTCTCACGCTAAGGCCATCGGCGCGAAGATGGTCTTTGCGAAGCTCGACCGCCTCACACGTAACGTGGACCTGCTGCGCTCCCTCGTGGCGAGTGACGTTGACTTGGTATTCTGCGACCTCCCAAGCGTCCCTCCCGGCCCCATGGGCAAGTTCCTACTCACGCAGATGGCGTCTGTGGCAGAGCTTGAGGCTGGCTTGATCGGGGAACGCACCAAGAAAGCGCTTGCCGCAGCAAAGGCGCGCGGGGTGAAGCTTGGCAATCCTAACGGCGCGCGTGCTCTCCGCGGGAAGCAAACCGGCAACGCTGAAGCAGTAGCCAGGATTAGGGAGAAGGCGGTACAGCGAGCAATGGACCTTCAAGGCATCATCGAGAACATCAAGCGCTCAGGCATCACAAGCGTTCGTGCCGTGACAGAAGAGCTTAACCGCCAGGGCATCAACGCGCCTCGTGGCGGCGAGTGGCACCCTACCGCCGTCGCGCGGCTCCTCAACCGCCTCCCCAAAGCCGCCTAGCCGCTGCACCGAGCACGCGCATGCTGATCCAGATTGCCATAGCCGCCTTCATCCTCTCTGCTCTCATGCAGGACCGTACACTGATCATTGGGAGCTTGGCCGGACTTGGTGCGGCTCTGTGCGTTAGTTAGGAGCCAATGATGTTCAGCGCTCAATCCTTTGCGTGGTGCAGTGTCGGCTTTGCGGTGCTAGCTGCGGCTCTTTGGGCTGCATCAGCGCTGGTCAATCTCCCGGTTGTTAGATCGACTTACGATGGCATTGATGGGCTTGAACCCTTCCAAGCCGCGATCAAGAAGGCTGCGCGCCTCAACATGCTCGCTGCGGCATCGGCGGCAATCTCTGCATTGTGCCAAGCCGTTTCGCTTGCTCTGTAGCCGCCCATTGACTGAGAAGATCGCTAGCGAGGCATGAAAGCTCTCGCGCGCTCCGAAGCGCCCGCCCGCCTCTCTCGACGTCCGTCTGGCATATGGCAGCTCCCTTTGCCTCACGGGTCCCTGCCCATCGGCCGAATTGGCACGAACCCTGCGAAATGAGCTTCAAAATTAAGGGCTAAAGTCGCCGTTGTTGTTCGACCAAATCGGCGTGTGAAAGCTCGGGTCCCCTGCTGGCTCAATTAGGTTGAAGGGTCCCTCCAGCCTGGAGCCGCGAATTTGGTAGTAAGTTCGATCCGGCGAACGCGGAGACGAACTAGACAGGCGAGTGATCTGCGCAAGGAGCTATGGTTGTTGAAGGCGCCATGTATCCCTGATAGCGTGTAGGGATCGCTTATTGGTCAGGACAATTGTTGCGGCATCGAAGCGCACACGCTCATTGTTCGACACGCTCCTGCATCGGCAGCGACAATAGACGAAAGTAGAAATCCCTGCGGACAGGATCTGAATTCGTGGATATCGTTTTCGGCGAAAACTCTAACACGGTAGCGGCGCGCTCCTTGCAAGATGCATTGAGAAGGCTGGAAATATCCGGCACGCTGTACTTAGGATATCCAGTCCTATCAACGGCCGACGCGAAGGTTTTTGTTGATGCGCTGCTTGTGAGCCAGTCACACGGCCTTATCGCCTTCGATCTTTCGTCGCATGTTGACCCTCATCCAAATGACGACCAAATCGCCGAGATTACGGAACGGCAAAACCAGATTTATGCCTCGATCTACAACAAGCTAAACACGCACCGAGACCTTCGCAAAGGAAGGAGCTTGGGCGTTACAATCAATGTCCTTACGTGTCACCCTTCTCTGGAGCGGACCATTGAAGAAGACGATGTCGTTATTTGCCCGCCAAACCAACTAGCAGAGGTGTTGGCGGAATTTGAGCCAGTCGACGAAGCTCTTCTTCGCCCTCTTAATGCCGCGGTGCAGCGGGTTTCGACGCTTCGACCACTGAAGCGCAGAGAGAACGTTACTAAAATTGGCTCGCGCGGCGCCATCCTCAAGAAGATCGAGAAAGAGATCGCCAATCTTGACCAATGGCAAAATCGAGGGGCAATTGAATACGCAAATGGCCCCCAGCGCATTCGCGGACTGGCCGGGTCGGGCAAGACGGTGGTCTTGGCACTGAAGGCAGCGTATTTGCACGCGCGGCATCCGGAATGGAAGATCGCAGTAACCTTCCAGTCGCGCTCGCTTTACCAACAGTTTCGAGATTTGATCCGGCGCTTTATGTTCGATCAGATTGAAGATGAACCCGATTGGTCGAGCCTGCTGGTCATGCACGCGTGGGGCAGCAACCGGGATCAAGGGGTCTACTCGTCCATATGTAATCTGTACGACGTTGGCGCCATGGATTGGAGGACCGCGGACGCAAAGTATGGCAGTCGAGCTTTCGAAGGGGCCTGCGACGAACTAAACGCCGTTATTAATCAACAGGGGCCTAAGAGGTTATTCGACGCGGTCCTCATTGACGAGGCCCAGGACTTTCCTACTTCCTTCTTTCGAATGATCTACAATGTAGTACCTAGTCCCCACCGCATCATGTGGGCCTACGATGATCTTCAGAACCTAGGCGACTACGAGAT encodes:
- a CDS encoding recombinase family protein, with amino-acid sequence MAQGKFISYLRVSTDKQGRSGLGIEAQREAVASYLNGGRWTLVAEYVETESGRKSDRPKLAAALSHAKAIGAKMVFAKLDRLTRNVDLLRSLVASDVDLVFCDLPSVPPGPMGKFLLTQMASVAELEAGLIGERTKKALAAAKARGVKLGNPNGARALRGKQTGNAEAVARIREKAVQRAMDLQGIIENIKRSGITSVRAVTEELNRQGINAPRGGEWHPTAVARLLNRLPKAA
- a CDS encoding DEAD/DEAH box helicase, with amino-acid sequence MDIVFGENSNTVAARSLQDALRRLEISGTLYLGYPVLSTADAKVFVDALLVSQSHGLIAFDLSSHVDPHPNDDQIAEITERQNQIYASIYNKLNTHRDLRKGRSLGVTINVLTCHPSLERTIEEDDVVICPPNQLAEVLAEFEPVDEALLRPLNAAVQRVSTLRPLKRRENVTKIGSRGAILKKIEKEIANLDQWQNRGAIEYANGPQRIRGLAGSGKTVVLALKAAYLHARHPEWKIAVTFQSRSLYQQFRDLIRRFMFDQIEDEPDWSSLLVMHAWGSNRDQGVYSSICNLYDVGAMDWRTADAKYGSRAFEGACDELNAVINQQGPKRLFDAVLIDEAQDFPTSFFRMIYNVVPSPHRIMWAYDDLQNLGDYEMRSEHELFGSDAAGRPLVTLRNEADRPKEDIVLPVCYRNTPWTLATAHALGFGLYRPQGLVQMFEEPSIWPRIGYEVVKGRLQLGQPISVRRSPESYPSYFVDLLNPDDAIRCEAFNTADEQYAALADAIWTNIHEDELDATDILVVLPSAYTSRKTGASVMAALAARKVNAHLVGVTTSRDEVFSPNSVAVTHIFRAKGNEAPMVYIVNAEFCQVGFELSRKRNILFTGITRSRCWVRLFGVGPLMQALKDEVEEVRRRQFALEFTYPTEEELKKLARVHRDMTDEERKDWERKISDAGELFRAVIDGDLPLEALPPELQKSIIAVTRRGGDARGTKGKK